From the genome of Kluyveromyces lactis strain NRRL Y-1140 chromosome F complete sequence:
AAAGCAATGATACTTTCGCAGTGCCATTGCGCCACCAGCTTACTAAACGTGTAAGTGAAGCACAGATATACACTTTACCGCCACAGCTTAAATCTGCCAGATCCACACCCTCTACACCACAATTACCGTCTGGCAGTTCGGGCTTTGATTCAGCCGCTTCACCCTCATCGTCTACGTCTTCCTCGCCTTTCAATAAACCAACACTTCCAACAATCAACACCAAATTTCACAATAGGCCGAGGGCCACGACAATTGCGACAAGTGTACCTCAGATACAGACGCCCAGTAATGATTCAATGGAAAGCACGACACGGTATTGggttcttcaagaaaatacGCCCATGTCCTCTACAAATTATGATAATGATATGAAGAGCATCCCATACAATACCCATTCTGATGAAGACTCACCGAGCTATTCAGAATCATACAGAGAGAAATATTATCCCAGTGGACCGTTACTTGTCGTCCCTCCTTTCATATATTTGTATTCTGAACCATCATTAAAAGAAGTAATGGATTACGACGTAATAATAAACGTTGCAAAGGAGATTACCAACTACAAGGAACAACTGCCTCTATCCAAGCAAGGTTGCTATTATCATTTTACTTGGTCTCATACCTCACAAATTACTAAA
Proteins encoded in this window:
- a CDS encoding dual specificity protein phosphatase family protein (similar to uniprot|P38590 Saccharomyces cerevisiae YNL053W MSG5 Dual-specificity protein phosphatase required for maintenance of a low level of signaling through the cell integrity pathway regulates and is regulated by Slt2p also required for adaptive response to pheromone); protein product: MEAPQRISTRSHHSMQNKNSKNLCLRIGDSPTKNKLIMVDSKPNESNDTFAVPLRHQLTKRVSEAQIYTLPPQLKSARSTPSTPQLPSGSSGFDSAASPSSSTSSSPFNKPTLPTINTKFHNRPRATTIATSVPQIQTPSNDSMESTTRYWVLQENTPMSSTNYDNDMKSIPYNTHSDEDSPSYSESYREKYYPSGPLLVVPPFIYLYSEPSLKEVMDYDVIINVAKEITNYKEQLPLSKQGCYYHFTWSHTSQITKNLPQLTELIQNAYASKKKVLIHCQCGVSRSASLIVAYMMRYDKLSLNEAYNKLKSVAREISPNMSLLFQLMEWEDWLNNCDSINDNCRKQSFESISEFGELSL